The sequence GTCGTTGAGTTCACTCAGCGTCGACAGCGGCAGCTCGGCCGATTGCTCGCCGGTGGCCGGATTGAAGACCGGGACGCGGCGGCCCGATGAGACGTAACGCTTGCCGGCAACGGCGTTCTCGATGACGTTCATCAGTCGATGCTCCTCAGCGCGGTGCGCACGCCGTCGATCAATTCGCCGATCTGGGCTTCCGAGACGATCAGCGGCGGGGACATGGCGATGATGTCGCCGGTGGTGCGGATCAGGTAGCCGTCCTCGAAGCATTTGAGGAAGGCGGAGAAGGCGCGTTTGGTGGGCGAGCCGGCGATGGGTTCGAGCTCGATGGCGCCGACAAGGCCGATATTCCTGATGTCGATGACATGCGGCTCGCCCTTGAGCGAATGCAAAGCGTCCTGCCAGACCGGAGCCAGCTCGGCGCCGCGGGTCAGGAGACCCTCGTCCTTGTAGGTTTCGAGGGTGGCAAGGCCTGCGGCCGATGCGATCGGGTTACCCGAATAGGTGTAGCCGTGGAAGAACTCGATGACGTGTTCCGGGCCCTGCATGAAGGCGTCGTGGATTTCGGCCGAAACGAGCACCGCGCCCATGGGGATGACGCCATTGGTCAGGCCCTTGGCAGTGACCATGATGTCGGGCGTTACGCCGAAATAGTCGGCGCCGAAGGGGGTGCCCAGGCGCCCGAAGCCGGTGATGACCTCGTCGAAGATCAAGAGGATGCCGTGCTTCTTGGTGATCTCGCGCAGGCGCTTGAGATAGCCGGCGGGAGGGATCAAGACGCCGGTCGAACCGGCGACGGGCTCGACGATGACCGCGGCGATGGTCGAAGCATCATGCAGGGTAACAATACGCTCGAGCTCATCGGCGAGATCGACGCCATGTTCGGGCAGGCCCTTCGAGAAGGCGTTCTTGGTCAGGTTATGCGTGTGCGGCATGTGGTCGACGCCGGTCAGCAGGCTGCCAAACATCTTGCGGTTGGTGACGATGCCGCCCACCGAAATGCCGCCGAAATTGACGCCGTGATAGCCGCGTTCGCGGCCGATCAGCCGGAACCGGCTGCCGTCGCCCTTTACGCGGTGATAGGCCAGCGCGACCTTCAGCGCAGTCTCGACCGATTCAGAGCCCGAATTGGTGAACAGGACGTGGTCGAGCCCCTTGGGGGCGATGTCGACGATGCGGTTGGCGAGCTCGAAGGCCTTGGGATGGCCCATCTGGAATGCCGGCGCGTAGTCGAGCTCCGCAGCCTGGCTCGCAATAGCCTCGACGATCTTGGGTCGGGCATGGCCGGCATTGACGCACCACAGGCCCGCCGTGCCATCGAGCACCTGGCGGCCATCGGAAGTGGTGTAGTGCATGTCCTTGGCGGCGACGAACATGCGCGGGGATTTCTTGAACTGCCGATTGGCGGTAAACGGCATCCAGAAGGCGCTCAGGTCGTTCGGCACCACGGCATTAGAATTGGACACGAAGTCTCGCTCCCGTTGATTCTGGTCCGGCCTGTCATTTGGCACTTGACGGGAGGCCGTTAAGTCCAGAAATTTTGACCAGTTGGAAAAATGTTAGCACTCCCAAACTTTCCCGCAAGGCGAAAATGCCGCCCTCAAAGCTGAAAAGTGCCGATCCATCAGCCGCGCCCAAGCGGCAGCACAAGGCCGACGCCAAGGCGGCTGCAGCGCATACCCATCCAAAGCCGCGCCCGCTGACCCGCATCCAGCGGGAAAAGCAGGACGTGATCCTGGAGGCGGCGCTGGAGGTGTTTTCGGTGCATGGCTTTCGCGGCGCGACGATCGACCAGATCGCCGAAGTGGCCGGGATGAGCAAACCCAACCTGCTCTACTATTTTCCGCGCAAAGAAGAGATCCACCGCCGGCTGATGGCGGCCCTGCTCGAAACCTGGCTGGCGCCGCTACAGGAAATGAACGCCGATGGCGATCCGTTTCCCGAAATCCGCTCCTATATCCGGCGCAAGCTGGAAATGGCGCGCGACTATCCTCGCGAAAGTCGGCTCTTTGCCAACGAGATGCTGCAAGGTGCGCCACGCATCAGCGAGATGATCGAGATCGATCTCAAGAACCTGGTCGACGAAAAGGCCAAGGTCCTGCTGGGTTGGATGGACGAGGGCAAGCTGGCGCGCACCGACCCCTATCACCTGATCTTCTCGATCTGGGCGACGACGCAGCATTACGCCGATTTCGACGTGCAGGTGCGTGCGGTGCTGGGCAAGGACCGGGGTGGAGAGGGCCGCTTCGAGGATGCCGCACGCTATCTCGAGCAACTGTTCCTGTACGGCCTGACACCGCAGCGACGGCGATAGTTTAGCGATCGGTTGACAATCCCCGCGTGCCCGTATATTACTTAAGCACAAGATTAAGTAATGCGAGGCCGCAGATGACCCAGCACGTCCATGCGCATATGAGCCTGTCGCTCGATGGCATCGGCACCGGCGTGAACCAGAGCCGTGAAAAGCCATTTGGCGACGGGATGGAGGGGGAGCCGCTGCATCGCTGGATGTTCGAGGATGGCGACAATAACCGGGCCGAAATCGACGCCATCTGCGACTATGGCGCCTTCATCATGGGCCGGAACATGTTCGCTGCGCCCGGCCCCGACGCGTGGGAGCCGGAATGGAAAGGCTGGTGGGGCCCCAATCCGCCCTACCACGCACCGGTTTTCGTGCTGACCCACCACCAGCGCCCGCCCATCGAAATGGAGGGCGGCACGGTGTTTCACTTCGTCACCGAGGGGCCCGAAGTGGCGCTGTCCAAAGCCCGCGCCGCGGCAGGCCAACGCAACCTCGTGGTTGCCGGCGGGGTCAGCACGCTGCGCCACTATCTCAACCGCGGGGATGTCGACTTCGTGCACCTGCAGATTGCGCCGGTGGTGCTGGGCCGGGGTGAGCGTCTCTGGGACGGATTGACGGCAAAGCTGGAACCGATCGGGGCGCGCGCCACCCGGTTCGCCACCCACATGGACTATCGGGTCAGCAAGGCGGACTGACGCGGTCAGGCTGGCAATAGAGACAAGGGCAACAGGCCCGCCGCACGGGCCGGCTCGTCACCGGCAAAGTGGTAGCGGCTGCCGGGGCGGGACTTGGCGCGGTAGAGGGCGGCATCGGCGGCGCCCATCAAGGTCGCGGGCGGCAGGCCCAGATCGCCGGAGGGCACGATGCCCAGACTCACGCCGACGCGGACGCTTTCGCCTGTGATCAGGATGGGCTGCTCGATAGCGGCAATGCAACGACGGGCCAGTGCCGTCAGGGTGTCCCTGTCGACCCTGGTGGTACTGAGCAAGGCAAACTCGTCGCCTCCCAACCGGGCCAGCAGGTCTGCTCCCTCGACCAGCGACGACAGCCGGGAACCGACGGTGCGCAGCACGTCGTCGCCAGCCGCGTGGCCATGGACGTCGTTCACCTGCTTGAAGCGGTCGAGATCGAACAATACAAGGGCAAAAGGCTCCTCGGCGGCAGCCATGTCGGCCAGGACCGTATCAAAGGCCAGCCGATTGGCGAGGCCGGTCAGGGCATCGCTGCGCGACTGCCGGTGCGCCAGACGGCGCTGGCGCTCGATATCGCCTACCACCCGGCGCAGCTGGATAAGCACGGTCAGCACCAGCAGCAGCATGCCCCCGATTATAGGCAGGCGGATTGGCGCAAAGCGCAGCAGGACCTGCTCGGCCGTGTTGGCCCGCGTCCAGGTGAGGTAGCTGCCGGATGGTCCCTGCCCGGCCAGAAGTGGAATCTGCTGCAGCCGCGCATCGGCAATCAGCTCGTAGCTGAGGTGAGCCCCTTCAAGGCCGCCGACCTGGCCGATCAGGGCGACGTCGTCGTCGGATAGGGCGCCTTTGGCAGACAGCGCGTCGATGGCATTGGCGGCCCGCAGCCGCTCGGCGGCCAGGCTGGTCTCGTCAAGGTTCCGCGCGACCTGGAATGCCGTTATCACCAAGAGCGCGGCGGCCACGACCAGCCCAATGGCGCAAAGCAGCACCAGCCGGCCGATGGTCCTCATGCCATGATGTTCGTCCCGATGCCCTGCCGCGGTTGCGGTCGGGGTGCCGGGCCGATCGAAAGATTGCGTAAACATGCCTGCGTCCTAAGCCGGGCCAGTGTGCACCGCCACAGATTGGCAAAGTGTTATCGCCGGTCCGGGAACGGGGTGAGCGGCTGCCGCAATCACGCCATATATCGCGTATCGGCCGCCCCGAATTGATCGAATTCGGTCGCGGAACCTCAAAAATGTGCCAGTTCGGGACATTGTGAATGCAACCGTGACCGCATCGCCACACTGCGCAAGCTGGTTCTCTCAAGACACCAATTGTTTTGTCATCAGGCGTCAGAACGCCGAAATCGGAGATTCATTTTCTCCAATGCACGCTGCTCGGTCGCTTGCAGTGAAGCAGTAGAGCCGCATTTGGTGCGGCAATCACGCAACAGGCAGGGCTCTGCGGCCAGTTCTGCCCAATATGGGCACATTGTGGCCCGCTGCGCCCATTAGTCAGCACCTCACCTTAACTGAAGTGAGTGCCTAGTTTGATTAGAAAAGCCGTTTCCGTCGTCGCAGTTGCTGCAACTTTTCTCACCCTTTCCACTGCAGCCTTTGCCCAATGCGGCGGCGCCTCCTGGTACGGTCCCGGTTTCAACGGGAAGCGGGCAGCGTCGGGAGAAATCTTCAACGAGAACGCCATGACGGCGGCGCATCGTTCCCTCCCCTTCGGCACCAAGGTCACCGTTACCGACCAGCGGACCGGCCGGGAAATCCAGGTGACCATCAATGACCGTGGACCGTTTCACGGCAGCCGGATCATCGATCTGAGCAAGGCGGCAGCCACCGAGCTGGGCTTCCGCAATCGCGGCACGACATCGGTCTGCATCAGCGCGCTCTGATTTCCGAACGAAATCCAACGCCAGACGAACAGGGCCGTCCCACCGGGGCGGCCCTTTCGCTTGTCAACGCAGGCCAAGCGCCTCGATGGCGGCCACCTGGTCGGGATCGAGCACACCCTGCCGTTCGGCCACCAGGGCCTGGTCGAGCTCGGCGACATTCTTGACGCCCAGCACCAGCGTATCGACGCCCTCGATCCCCAGGGCATAGCGATGCGCGACGATGGCGGGGTCCTCGCCCCATTGCGCGCACAGCTCCCGGAAGGGGGCAGCGCGGTGGAAGTCGGCCGAGGTCGGCGAATTATCCGCCCGGTCGAGGCCCGAGGTCAGGGCACCGGCCTGCACGGCGCGCACACCCATGACGCCGACGCCGGCGGCCTTGGCCGCGGCGATAACATCGCGCGGGCGCGGGGCGAGGCCAGTGCCGTTCATCTCCCCGGGGCTGTCAAGCAGGTTGGCAATGGCCTGTACGGCCACCGGCAGCAGACCGGATGACATCGCGTCGATGGTGGCGGCGGCGTGATTGATGCCGGTGATGCCCCAGTGGCCGATCAGCCCGTCCTCCACCAGCCGTGCGAAAGCCGGTCGCACGGCAGAGCGATAGAGCGACAGGGCGGTGGAGCGTTCGTCGCGTGGCGGCTGGCCGGCTGGGTAGTGGAAGTCATCGGGCCGGATTTCGCTATGCAGCAGCATGATGTCGACGCGCTCGAGCCGCATGTCCTTCAGGCTGGATTCCAGTGAACGGCGCAGCCGCGGATAGACCTCGTCCTCGGGAACCGTGCCCAGGCTGTACTTGGTGGTAACGCGAACGCCCCTGGGCAGCTTGCCTTCGAAGGCGCGGCCGATCCTGGCCTCGCAGATCTTGTATCCCGGCGCGGCGTCGATGAGATCAATGCCGTTGTCGACGGCGTGCCGCAGGGTTGCCACGGCATCGTCCTCCGAAGTTGGGCCCCAGACCTGGCCGATGCCGCCGCCGCCCAGGGTCAGGCGGCTCACCGGTCCGAAAGCGCCGAGTGTGTTGCTTTGCATGCTGGTTCTCCGGTTCAGGCTGCGGTGTCGAGCCGATGCATCTGCTCGGGTGTCAGTTTGAGTGCGGCGGCGCCGAGATTCTCGGCAAGCTGCTCCTGGTTGGAAACCGCCATCAGGGGGATGATGGCCGGTGTGGAACACATCATCCAGGCAAGGACAACCTGGCCGGCGGTGGCGCCCAGTTCTGCCGCCACCGCGTCCAGAGCGACGCGCCGCCTCGCATTATCCTCGGTGCGGATTTCGGCGCCCATTTTCTCAGGGTGGTGATAGGCGCCGCGCAGCAGGGGCGAATAGGCGATGACGCGGAATTCGGGGTTGAAGCGAATATAGTCGAGATGCTGGCCGCGCAACCCGCCCTCGGTGCCCCAGCCGCCGCGCAGGCCCATGGTCGCGTTACGCTTGAGGTCGGAGTCCGGACGCGGGCGGAAGTAACTGAAGTGCTGCTGCAGCCCGACATATTCAGGGAAGCCCAGCTGGCGGCTGAGCTGCCGCGCCCGCTCGATGCGCCAGACGGTATGGTTGGAACAGGCGATTGCCCGCACCTTTCCCGACCGGACGACGGCATCGAACCCGGCCAGGGTTTCCTCCAGTGGCGTGGTGCGGTCGTCGATATGGGCATAGTAGAGATCGACATAATCGGTGCCAAGGCGGCGCAGGGAATCCTCGATGTCCCGAATAATCGTCTCCTTGCCCAGGCCCTGGATGTCCTCGAGTCCGGCACCGGGGCGGCTCGGCAAGGCGCCGGTCTTGGTGGCGATCACGAGATCGTCGCGCCGGCCCCGATCTTTCAGCCAGCGGCCGAGCAATTCCTCGCTGGCGCCCGACCGCCCGTTGGCGGGCCAGAAGGCATAGTTGTTGGAGGTGTCGATGAAGTTGCCACCTTCGGCAACGAAGCCATCGAGCAGGCGGTGCGAGGTCGCCTCCTCGGTGGTGGTGCCGAACAGCATGGCGCCGAGCGAGAGGCTCGAAACCGAAAGCGGGCCCAGTGTGGTGCGGTCCATGTTGCGCTTCCTCAGCAATCGGCGGCGGCGGCGACGAAGCAGGCGATGTCGTCGCGGCTGGTGCCGACATCGTTCAGCAGGCGATCGTCCAGCGTGTGCAGCTTGCGGATGGCAATGCGGCGCAGGCGCCAGTCGGTGAATTTCCGGGTCAGGGGTTCGAACATTTCGTATCTCCTAGCGAGCGGCCAAAGCATGCCTTGCCGAAACCCGTCGGTTCCGGATTTGCAGGTTTGGCGGTATCGGTTGGCATGACGGCGTTTCGGAGCGCCGCTGGAACAAACATTGCTTATTCTGCGGGGGCTTCGCTATAGTCGAGAGTGCAAGGAACTTTGCAGAAATGAAAAATGGACTTCAGTTGGGATGACCTGAGGCTGTTTCTCGATGTGGCGCGGCTGGGCGGACTGAGTGCCGCGACGGAGACGACGCGGCTCAGCGCCGCGACGCTGGGCCGGCGCGTCACGGCGCTGGAAAGGCAGGTGGGCGAGCCGCTGTTTCATCGCAGCCAGGCGGGCTACCGCCTGACCCAGGCGGGCGAGGACCTGCTGGAGCGGGCCGAGGACGTGGAAGCGGCCATGCTGTCGCTCAAGCGCTGGAAGGAAGGCGCGCTGGGCGAACGGGTCGTGCGTCTC comes from Devosia oryziradicis and encodes:
- a CDS encoding aspartate aminotransferase family protein — translated: MPFTANRQFKKSPRMFVAAKDMHYTTSDGRQVLDGTAGLWCVNAGHARPKIVEAIASQAAELDYAPAFQMGHPKAFELANRIVDIAPKGLDHVLFTNSGSESVETALKVALAYHRVKGDGSRFRLIGRERGYHGVNFGGISVGGIVTNRKMFGSLLTGVDHMPHTHNLTKNAFSKGLPEHGVDLADELERIVTLHDASTIAAVIVEPVAGSTGVLIPPAGYLKRLREITKKHGILLIFDEVITGFGRLGTPFGADYFGVTPDIMVTAKGLTNGVIPMGAVLVSAEIHDAFMQGPEHVIEFFHGYTYSGNPIASAAGLATLETYKDEGLLTRGAELAPVWQDALHSLKGEPHVIDIRNIGLVGAIELEPIAGSPTKRAFSAFLKCFEDGYLIRTTGDIIAMSPPLIVSEAQIGELIDGVRTALRSID
- a CDS encoding TetR family transcriptional regulator C-terminal domain-containing protein, with product MPPSKLKSADPSAAPKRQHKADAKAAAAHTHPKPRPLTRIQREKQDVILEAALEVFSVHGFRGATIDQIAEVAGMSKPNLLYYFPRKEEIHRRLMAALLETWLAPLQEMNADGDPFPEIRSYIRRKLEMARDYPRESRLFANEMLQGAPRISEMIEIDLKNLVDEKAKVLLGWMDEGKLARTDPYHLIFSIWATTQHYADFDVQVRAVLGKDRGGEGRFEDAARYLEQLFLYGLTPQRRR
- a CDS encoding dihydrofolate reductase family protein; its protein translation is MTQHVHAHMSLSLDGIGTGVNQSREKPFGDGMEGEPLHRWMFEDGDNNRAEIDAICDYGAFIMGRNMFAAPGPDAWEPEWKGWWGPNPPYHAPVFVLTHHQRPPIEMEGGTVFHFVTEGPEVALSKARAAAGQRNLVVAGGVSTLRHYLNRGDVDFVHLQIAPVVLGRGERLWDGLTAKLEPIGARATRFATHMDYRVSKAD
- a CDS encoding GGDEF domain-containing protein, translated to MFTQSFDRPGTPTATAAGHRDEHHGMRTIGRLVLLCAIGLVVAAALLVITAFQVARNLDETSLAAERLRAANAIDALSAKGALSDDDVALIGQVGGLEGAHLSYELIADARLQQIPLLAGQGPSGSYLTWTRANTAEQVLLRFAPIRLPIIGGMLLLVLTVLIQLRRVVGDIERQRRLAHRQSRSDALTGLANRLAFDTVLADMAAAEEPFALVLFDLDRFKQVNDVHGHAAGDDVLRTVGSRLSSLVEGADLLARLGGDEFALLSTTRVDRDTLTALARRCIAAIEQPILITGESVRVGVSLGIVPSGDLGLPPATLMGAADAALYRAKSRPGSRYHFAGDEPARAAGLLPLSLLPA
- a CDS encoding septal ring lytic transglycosylase RlpA family protein, with the translated sequence MPSLIRKAVSVVAVAATFLTLSTAAFAQCGGASWYGPGFNGKRAASGEIFNENAMTAAHRSLPFGTKVTVTDQRTGREIQVTINDRGPFHGSRIIDLSKAAATELGFRNRGTTSVCISAL
- a CDS encoding aldo/keto reductase; protein product: MQSNTLGAFGPVSRLTLGGGGIGQVWGPTSEDDAVATLRHAVDNGIDLIDAAPGYKICEARIGRAFEGKLPRGVRVTTKYSLGTVPEDEVYPRLRRSLESSLKDMRLERVDIMLLHSEIRPDDFHYPAGQPPRDERSTALSLYRSAVRPAFARLVEDGLIGHWGITGINHAAATIDAMSSGLLPVAVQAIANLLDSPGEMNGTGLAPRPRDVIAAAKAAGVGVMGVRAVQAGALTSGLDRADNSPTSADFHRAAPFRELCAQWGEDPAIVAHRYALGIEGVDTLVLGVKNVAELDQALVAERQGVLDPDQVAAIEALGLR
- a CDS encoding aldo/keto reductase, with protein sequence MDRTTLGPLSVSSLSLGAMLFGTTTEEATSHRLLDGFVAEGGNFIDTSNNYAFWPANGRSGASEELLGRWLKDRGRRDDLVIATKTGALPSRPGAGLEDIQGLGKETIIRDIEDSLRRLGTDYVDLYYAHIDDRTTPLEETLAGFDAVVRSGKVRAIACSNHTVWRIERARQLSRQLGFPEYVGLQQHFSYFRPRPDSDLKRNATMGLRGGWGTEGGLRGQHLDYIRFNPEFRVIAYSPLLRGAYHHPEKMGAEIRTEDNARRRVALDAVAAELGATAGQVVLAWMMCSTPAIIPLMAVSNQEQLAENLGAAALKLTPEQMHRLDTAA
- a CDS encoding DUF1127 domain-containing protein, whose product is MFEPLTRKFTDWRLRRIAIRKLHTLDDRLLNDVGTSRDDIACFVAAAADC